A stretch of DNA from Candidatus Aegiribacteria sp.:
GGGCGGGAATTATTCCCGCCTTATCCTTATGGAAGCTTCGGCTCCGCCAAGAATTCTACTGGAGCCAAACGACAGTGTCCCGCCGTGCAGATCAGTAATCCTCTTTGCAATTGCGAGCCCAAGACCGGTTCCACTGCTGGCATGATCTTTAACAAAAGGTTCTCCCAGCCGATCAAGGATTTCAGGACTGTAGCCCGGACCGTCATCCGCAACAGAGACGCGGGCTGAGTGCCCATTATCGTCGATAGAAATAGAGACAATCACTTTTGAGACGGCGTACTTAACGGCATTCCGGATCAGGTTACCAAGTGTTCGTGCAAGCAGTGATCGGTCACCGATGCAGTTTCCACTCCCTTTCAACTGAATTTCTATTTCATCCCGTGCCCAGGATTCAGCCTGAATAAGCTCGCTGCATATCTCCTCAAGATCAACTTCTTCCTTCAGAATTTCAACTTTCCTCTTCAGCTTGTTAAAAGCAAGAAGTTCAGTGACAAGCATATCAAGAGCGATTAGATCCTTATCCATCCTGTCGATCATTGAAAGAGAGCCGTCATTTGAATCTTCTCTGATCAGTTCAAGAGCAAGCCGCATCCGGGCCATGGGAGTGCGCAGCTCATGAGCCACAATTCCAAGCAGTTCCTGATGGGATTCAAGGAGAATTTTTATCTGACCGGCCATACTGTTGAAAGTTTCTCCAACATCATCTATCAGATCTCCTTTTTCTTTTACATGAAGTCTTACTCCGAGGTTACCTGACCCGAATTCAGAAGCGGCCCACCTGAGCCTGCCCAGACGCTTTCTAACAGGCCAGAGGGCAAAGTAGAGAACAAGACCTTCCATAAGAAGCAGCAACAGAAGAAAAAGCCAGAAACCCTGACGGAGGAAACCAAATACTCCACCGCGCTGAGAAACGGAGAGATCAATTCTCCAGGGATAGTTCTGAGGGAGACCGGGTAAAGGCATAAAACCATCTGGAGGATTAATCCGCTGAAGGTGTCCCGCATTAGCCACTACTCTTATTTCGAGATCGAGAGATTCAGCCATCAATATTATATCTTCACGGTCATGATACTGTGAAGAAACAACAAAATTCCTGAACTCCTCAACACTGTTCCTGTAGGAATTGAGCTGAGCAGGAATGATTTTCGTCAAAGCGAAAACAGAGAGAAATAGAGTCATGATAACACAGATGGCAAGAGGGAGGTAGACTTTCCAGAATAGCTTTCTCATAATGATTCATCCGGCACAGCCAGGACATAACCAACTCCGCGGACTGTCTTTATCAGATCGTCTTCTTCGAAGGAGCTTTTAAGCTTCTTCCTGAGCCGGGAAATGATTACATCAACTGATCTGTCGAAAGAGTGAAAATCGATGCCCCTCAATTCTTCTACAAGCATGCTCCTCTCCTGAACTCTGCCAGCTCTGGTCGCAAGAAGAACAAGCAGGTCGAATTCGGTTGTGGTCAGATCGATATTCCTGTTCTCGAAGACAACTTTCCTTGATGGAACATCTATGTGAAGATTCCCTTTTCGAATGATTTCCGCTTTCTCGTCAGCGGAACCCCTTCTGAGCAGAGCTCTGATCCTTGCAAGAAGCACCCTCGGTGTTACGGGTTTTCCTACGTAGTCATCGGCTCCCATTTCAAGACCGACTACGACATCAGTGTCATCCTTCATCGCTGTCAGCATGAGAACAGGGCCTCTCCAGGAGGCTCTTAAATCCCTGCATATATCGAGACCACTGGCGTCGGGGAGCATAAGATCAAGAACAACAAGATCAGGTTTGTTTTCAAGAACGGATTCTACCGCGTTGGAACCCTGGTGCAGGATGTTGACTATGAAACCATGCCTCTCAAGGTATTCTTTGAGAAGAGAAGCAAGAGATTCGTCGTCTTCGATAATGAGAAGTTTATAAATAGCAGTCAAATCATTTCCTCTCGGTTCGGTGACCGATGTATATTATAGTGAAGTGAATACGCATGCCAATACGAAAGCAGAAGAAAGACTGGAGAAAATGCTTACATCAACAGTTATTATCGTGATTGCCCTTATGGGTTCCAATGAAACGGAACCGGCATATGTTCTTGATTATCCGGGAATAGCCTTTGGATGGCTCTCCGAGGAGTTTAATCCGCCAGTTGAAGGAACCCTGACAGTCGAAGCGGGAGTAATAGCAAGCGGGCCAAATAATTCCGGACTGGAGTACCATCTGTATTACTGGCAGGAGAACCTTGTTCCCAATACGCGAAAAGATGAGTGGCTGGAAGAAAGGTTCAGATCTATTATCTCTCCGGACCTGCTGCCTCATCTCCTCCAGGGAGCACCGGAATGGATAGAAGGAAGCCTGGCATCACCATTCAGAGAGAGCGGTTCTCTGGGTCTTGTCCCTGTAATGAACTTCAACATTGTTACAGATGAAGGAGATATCGTAGGGAAAGGAAAATCCTGCGCAATCTTCTGTAACGGCTACTCCATGCTCTTTTACGGAATAGCGCCAATGTCATCTGATGCCGAGATAAGATCGGATCTGGAAAGAATGATATCACTTATGTATCGGATAGAGAGCTGACTACCTTCGCTTTATTCCAAAACCGTAAAGCAGTCTTCCAAGCGTTAGAACGATTATGGAGTGAGCCAGAAGAATGGCAGCCTGTATGATTCCGCCTGGAAAAACAAGGCTCAATGTCATGATTCTTCCAACAGGCGGAATAGCAGCCTGAAGCCACCCGGAGGAAGGATAAAGGGAAGGCATCCCTGTCAGAAAACCAAGAAGCATCATAGCGACGAAGAATAATGATCCTGCTGTACCGGAGGTTATTAAACCAAGCAGAGCTCCGGCGGAAACTGCCCAGATAATCGGTATATACAGTTCTGCCAGAACCTGAATCCACGGGAATCGACTTATCTCCGGAAGCGCAGCTATCACAGCTCCTGTGGTCAGCAGATACATAACAGTGGCAATTGAAAGAACTGCAAGAAATGAACCCCAGAAACCTGAGGATCTGCTTACCGGAAGAGAAAGAGAATTCCTGAACCAGAATGATCCCCAGAGTCTGGAGAAGAAGAGACACGATTTTATACCTGCAATAAGAGTCAGCAGAAGAGACGCGTTCCAGATGGCAAGAACAGTTCGCTGTTCCAGATTGAATATACCGGTAACTCCCTGTGCTGAAAGATAGGCTTCCGCATGAACTATGAAGGCGAGCATGGGGGGAAGAAGAAGATACGGTCCAATCCATCTTGTCCTGAGGAGAAGAAGAATGCTGCTTTTATAGTAGAACGTCATCCTGCCGCTCATCGGAGAGTCTCAATTCTATCCGCTTTTTCAAGAAGAGGAGACATTTTCTGCACAAGGGCCAGAACAGCCGCGTTCTCAAGAGCGGGCAATATCAATGCTAACGCGGAATCGACACTCGAAGCGGAGACATTCCTCAAAGGCTCATCGAGTATTACAACCGATGGAGATGTGAGAGAAACAGGAGCAAGCGAGAACAGCTGGAGCTGTGAAAGATTCAGCTTGTCCGGATACTTTAAACAGACATCCTGAAGCTCCATTCTTTCGCACCAGTCACGAACATCATCCTTAACATCTCTTGAGGGAACTCCTCGAATGAGAGAAATCCTCTGTTGCAGTTGTGTGAGGATGAAGATATCCGGAGCGTAATTGAAGTTCTGAAAAACAAAAACTGATCTATCTCGCGATCTCATCGTACCAGGCTTTGCTCCCATGATTCTTATTGAATCTCTTACTGGTTTTCTGATACCCGCAAGGCACTTCATCAGATCGCTCTTACCGCTGCCGGGCCCCCCGATGAGCGCTACCAGTTCACTGTGGTTGACTTCCAGAGAAAGATGTGGTATTCGCGGTGGGTCTGAGTAACCACCAATAGAGATGTATGGAGCCATAAGTTCCCTTCAAAATGAAAACTGAAACGGATAGATACGCCATGAAAAGCGTTACGACCACCCTGCTGCTTATTATACTGCTTGCGGGATGCACTGAAAGGGAAAGATACGCAGAACGTTATCTGGATTCGGTTGGACTTGTTCTTCATCCGAATAGTCCGGCTGAAGTAAGCGGGTTTCTAAAAAAGCGGTTTGAGCCCTGGGACGCACTTGAATGTCCTGATATGACAGGAATAAAAGAAATAGCATTTATATGCAGCACTGAAGACTATACCATAATAACGGAGAATCTTCAGGACTGCCTGATTCCGGTGTCAATCACAACCGGTATATCTGACGTTATTCCCTCGGTGGAATATCTGCAGGACGGTATGGTATGGAAGCCTAACTATCGATGGTCTATACTGGAGGGAATCTGCAGATTTACAGCAACTGTTTCAGTTGTCAATTCCACGGGAAGGGAATGGTTTTCAGAAAGCATAATGATGATGGACATGCTGAACGAACCGGTCTGCAGGCTTTCTGATACACTCATAATCCCTGATGGAGAGCTTGAACTTGGCTGGTGGCATGCGGAGGGTACCGCTCATCCTCTGACTCTGGTCTATGGATGGCCCAGAAATGCCGGGTGGAATCAGCTGATTCCATGTCATGTACCGGACGCGGGGCAGATAATCCCTGCCGGTGAAGAGACTTCCGACTGGCCTGTCAGAACAGGCGACACGCTGTGGATTCAAGCTGAACACAGGGTTGAACTTCATGAAACCATTGAACAGAAACCCGACGGATATAGCTGCCTGCTTGAATTGCGCAATGACTCAGAAAGGTATATGGAGATAAAATTCTCACACCCCGATATTCTCCCGAGAGGAGCGGAATTCGTGGAAGAGGAAGCATTTCCCGATATTCTGGATCTCTATCCCGGAGAGCAGGCGCTGCTGAAATACAGCCTGATTTACGATGTATCATCTTGACCAATGGGTATTTGTTTGGTTAGTATAGCGGCCCAACCAAAATAAACGGTGCGCCCGTAGCTCAATTGGATAGAGCGTCTGGCTACGGACCAGAAGGTTCCGGGTTCAAGTCCTGGCGGGCGTACCAAACAGTGCCACCCACCAATAAAAGCGACAAAAACGCCCGGGGACGTACCACACTTCTTCAACTTATGCTTCACGCAATTAACGAAGCTCCTCATCTGATAGAGACCTTGACTGGTTACTGTTGACAGCGGTATCATCAGTTTCAGGTGAATGAACAGATATAGAAAAGAGCATATAGACTGTTTAGGGAACCAGTTACAGAAAGTGAATAATCAAGGTTCCTATTTCAAATTATACCGAAAAGGCTATCATGGAGGGCATTAGTGATACAAAATGATAACCCCGTTTTTCTTGCAGGTCTGTTGCATGAACTTTGCCAGTTACCATAGGAAACAGAGTGGGTAGAGTTCAAGTGCGACAATGCCAATACTGTGGAGATCGGTGAATACATCTCAGCACTAGCTAATTCTGCTGCTCTATACGGTAAGGCAAATGCCTATCTTGTCTGGGGAGTGTACGATGCAACACATGATGTGATAGGTACAACATTCAAGCCATCCCAAGCCAAGAAGGGCAACGAAGAGTTAGAGAACTGGTTGCTGTGTTTACTCAACCCTCGGATTCATTTCCGTTTCATCGAATTCGAGGTTAACA
This window harbors:
- a CDS encoding HAMP domain-containing histidine kinase; translated protein: MRKLFWKVYLPLAICVIMTLFLSVFALTKIIPAQLNSYRNSVEEFRNFVVSSQYHDREDIILMAESLDLEIRVVANAGHLQRINPPDGFMPLPGLPQNYPWRIDLSVSQRGGVFGFLRQGFWLFLLLLLLMEGLVLYFALWPVRKRLGRLRWAASEFGSGNLGVRLHVKEKGDLIDDVGETFNSMAGQIKILLESHQELLGIVAHELRTPMARMRLALELIREDSNDGSLSMIDRMDKDLIALDMLVTELLAFNKLKRKVEILKEEVDLEEICSELIQAESWARDEIEIQLKGSGNCIGDRSLLARTLGNLIRNAVKYAVSKVIVSISIDDNGHSARVSVADDGPGYSPEILDRLGEPFVKDHASSGTGLGLAIAKRITDLHGGTLSFGSSRILGGAEASIRIRRE
- a CDS encoding response regulator transcription factor, with protein sequence MTAIYKLLIIEDDESLASLLKEYLERHGFIVNILHQGSNAVESVLENKPDLVVLDLMLPDASGLDICRDLRASWRGPVLMLTAMKDDTDVVVGLEMGADDYVGKPVTPRVLLARIRALLRRGSADEKAEIIRKGNLHIDVPSRKVVFENRNIDLTTTEFDLLVLLATRAGRVQERSMLVEELRGIDFHSFDRSVDVIISRLRKKLKSSFEEDDLIKTVRGVGYVLAVPDESL
- a CDS encoding ATP-binding cassette domain-containing protein, with protein sequence MAPYISIGGYSDPPRIPHLSLEVNHSELVALIGGPGSGKSDLMKCLAGIRKPVRDSIRIMGAKPGTMRSRDRSVFVFQNFNYAPDIFILTQLQQRISLIRGVPSRDVKDDVRDWCERMELQDVCLKYPDKLNLSQLQLFSLAPVSLTSPSVVILDEPLRNVSASSVDSALALILPALENAAVLALVQKMSPLLEKADRIETLR